DNA from Aphis gossypii isolate Hap1 chromosome 3, ASM2018417v2, whole genome shotgun sequence:
aataattaagtttttttaattaaaatttaaattattccaagtaaaaattatatttttaacgtagATTGGACATTCTTTGCAATATCTTAAAATGTCACATGCTTTTGCATTTACGTTTAAACCAATACCAGCGGAAGCTTTACGGTATctgaataatttgaaatatttggaATTAAGCAATAATCATATGCAATATCTTCGAGAATCAAGTTTTCACTCtcaaacaaatttaagaaCTTTGAAACTACAAGATTGCATGATAGAGACTTTGCACAAAGGGACATTTCAAGtagatataaactattttataattaggtaggtagtttaagttttttatgattttgatttatttaggGTGGACAAGGAGGAAGTCATAATAATCTAGAAGAAATTTATATGTCattcaactttttaaaaaaaattgaagaagGATCTTTTGACGATTTGCCATCATTAGGAAAGATTCATTTGGATGGAAATCGAATAAGTCGCATTGAAAGACATGCTTTTACCAATTTAGAGCGTTTAAGATGGTTAATTTTAAGAGGGAATCAAATTGAAAAGTTGGAAATAGAAGCATTCCAAAATTTACCTTATTTACAAGAACTCGATTTAGCTTATAACCATATTAAACACGTGGACTTTACATTCTTAGATCaagtaatacaaaaacaaactcAAATAACCAAAccttttatttactaaattttctTACTATTTTATAGGTTGGAATGCTATCATATTTCAGTATGAACGTTAGTCACAATCTCTTATCAAAACTATCATCTAATTATAATGCTTCTACAAAGGACCTCTATATACAGTCAAATATTagggtaaattaaaaaaaagaaaatggatttattatttattatggttttttattttttaggttttagatatttcgtataataacattaaaagcATAGAAGACAAATATTTCTCTCCAATGGAATCAAGCCTAAGTTATTTACACATGtcttttaataatctataccAAGTGTCTAGAAATGTGTTTGGGAACTTGAATAATCTATTATGGCTAGATCTTGGACATAACAAAATCGTTGAAGTTGGATTTGATTCCTTTAAAGCATCAAAAAGACTACAAGTTTTCATGATATCTCATAATAATTTAGCAGATTTACCTAATGATTTGTTTAAAGGATTCACTGAACTTCGATTAGttgatttttcatataataaacttCGGGTGTTGCCAGACATGTTTTTCAGTGAAGATAACTTAGAAGTACTGAACATGGCTCATAACGAATTATCTCGTATGCCTGTTTTGTCATTTAGCGCACATTCTGCGGGCATTTTGTGTGATATGGATTTATCTTTTAACACAATAACAGCATTACctgtttttgaaatgttttctagatttaaagtaagtaaaaataatttttattattaaaagttaatctaatgattggttttattttttattttttagtcattaaAACGGTTAAATCTTGCTGGTAACCGTTTGGTACATATTGAAGATTCAAATTTTGCAAGTTTAATTCGTTTAACTTATCTTGATCTAAGTCATAACGAAGCACTGAGTTTTGAAAATAGAGGTCGTATGTTTTTAGGCCTTGAACAGTCGCTTCAACATCttagacttaaaaatatttctttaacatCCGTgagtgttttataattttattttatattacttttattagtgtatttatataataatatgtaatattatattttttagataccaGAATTGCCACTACCATCtcttataaatttagatttatctGGAAACCAAATATCATCTATTGGGTCAGATAGAGCTTCTAATTTATCATCATTGCGGTATTTAGATTTAAGTCACAACGAGTTAATTGGATTTCCATCTATCATTATGAATTTACCAGAGCTCAATAAccttaatttatcaaataatcatatttacgATTTGAATAATAGCACTTTAAATATGGGCGTTCAGAAGTTGATTACTTTAGATTTAAGTTATATGCCATTAGTATCATTCGaggttagaaaaattattttgaaaaaaatgatatatttattttcattactatgtattattttcagaccggtgctttaaataaaatgacatCTTTACAAACACTAGTAATTAGTACATTTGTTGGTATCAAGGATTTCAATATTCCGTCTGTAATATCTGACATTCATACTCTTAGAAATTTGAATCTTAAAGTAAGTATTGACTATTAGTCGCAGTAAAGATGTATAATAAACCATAGTTTGTTaccataaaaaaactattaaaattactacggaaaatttatagtaaatttaagtataatatataaataatttatttcttttttttttttttttttaaaaagaattattttctgGAGTTATATTAATGGCTAGCATCTTTAATCAAGTAGTTCAAGCATGTAAATAAGGATTgaactattaattttgttaattgttgtacatataattcagtaatttattaagacTATAAAAGGGTTACggcttataattttcatataatattttataaatatcagtgtgagtagatataataattatgacaaacataattatcgaatttttaatctatatttttataacctattTTGGGTTAGGCTGATGCATGTAAAAGTtgtaacattatacataatatactcaatactgtttatattatagttagtttgtaattaatttattgtagctatatgaagtatttacctataatcgattttactttaattaatatatttattcacataATGTATAGGAAATCAGATAAGTTATgtccatattttgttttacatatgatattaggtattaacgaaatttgttattaatgattaggtatgattatgtaaattgttttaaccgtatgttattatttggtTTCAGGTTGATAAGATATCACGAATGGGCAAAGaatttattggtttatttccgtataaattaagaaattttaCGATTAGTGGAAAAGCTTTACAtggtatttcattaaataatgtatttcaggtaagaaaattaaatttgaacgattgtaaattgtatgacttatatgtgtattaagtgttctaattaaataaatagaaaattatttttagggtTTGAGATATCCAAGTTTGAATTTGACAATTTTCAATACTAGTTTGGAAACAATATCAAATGACATTTTTCGGCACATGGGAACTGTGAGAAATATTAGTTTAGATATTCGAAATAATTCATTGAAATCTATAGGAAATCCATCCACTAATACTTCACCAAATCATCATGCTCAAACGTTTTTAACTTCGCTAAAAGTATCTGGAAACCCATGGACTTGTGATTGTAGTATcgggtaattttttattatgattaatttacattattatttattaacattatcatagaaaatcttaatatatttaaatcaattaatgttgaaatataaaacttattcataaaaacaattaataaattagattttagatttctttataaaataataaaatattaatgtataagatatacaaatatacaggTCATCATTTTGACCACCAGCGAAGTCACAAAAGTTTGTGTATAAGACGAAACGTTTTGTTGAGCATTTGAAAGTAGCATTTTTGTGTAgagttgtacataataatattgtgttgtatacaacattataacatatttcttGTAAGCTTGGATTAACAAAATGGCTAAATAGGCTTAAAGTTACATTTTGGAGAGATATGACGTCAAAACTTTAATATGGTGTCAGGGTATATTTGAAGTAGTTTTtagcgtataataattaataaatacgtataaaataaagaaacaagtttttgctatttttttttttgaaattccattttattgattcataataattaataaattatgccttcaatattataaagcacattgtataatattattagagtatatgtgaatataaatagtaagtgtaggtatattaaaattttgatacttTTAGCAGACAGTGCAGTTAAGCTTAAacgatatttcaaattttaatttctttggaATTAATCTACggttttttttggttttttaaaaagccttattcaatatttaatgaattgagATTTTTATATAGCAGGGGTGGACAACCTTTTTTTGgtcactaaaaatatacttcacctttgaggatcgacttccatagaaaatttttttttttattgaataactttaattattaaaaaatatttagggcGCGTggctcttaaaataaattctaacatgattgatttttaaaattgtccgCGATCGACTGTTTAGTCTCTCCTGTTATATAGCTTTGTCTGTATGTGTTATGTTTATAGTTGGATGGAAGTTTGGCATCGTAAGAAACGTCAATTTTTGTGCAATGATGAAGACCCGTCAACAGCGCCTTCGAATAGATACAGAGACGTCGAACACTATTCAACTAGTAAATCTACGTGTTTCATCAGTGATGAAGATCTTGAGATAGCTGCTTGTGCAGATAAGAAAAAACCACTATCTGAAGCTTTTAAAAATGACATCGAATGTGGATGGGGAGCAGCTGGTAAATGCCAATCacatttaattactattattcttgttataacggcatacataataatggtataactTACAGaataaaactaacaaaaaaaaatcttacgaGATTAGGTACTAACAACATGCgttgaaatatcaaatattataataaatataagacaactattatttatttcagatagcttttatgtaaattaaatctactcataaaataaaagaaaatattctaaCATAGTTAAATCTAGATTTCTTGTGAACCTGAGATTAATCTATTTTACTTAGTTAtgcattttactaaaattaactctaatatttggttttttttcatgaCATTATCTTCGtatgaattatgaaataacacattttatcatatttactaTCAATCGGTACTTAAAGTATACTGTAGATATGatctaataaaactaataaaacataaaagaatcttttaatttgttgtataataataatatattattattcgagaaatattaatatttcaagcaattaagttaatttaaatattattaaatcatgttgtgaaatatagatataaaaatgtaaattccaTGGTTATACAAAAAGCGTATGTATTAAAGCGTTGCTCTAATTTGCGTAATATGGTACTTTCaacttatcatatttttagaatttatcgttaaaaaaattaataataatatgcgatctaaatatctaatataacaatttggGTTTTGAAggtaatatactcgtattttaagTAATGCAATTGattagttttgaataaaaaaatgtatattaaaaaattctctAAGCTAatacaaatacctatatgatttatgttctaataagtaaaatacctaataaagtgCAGAGTACTTCCAAAAAAGCTttttatcaatacaatttagaTTTTGAGGTTTATTTTCCTAGattagttgtataattttttggggattaatgtcatattaaaaaaattaacttaacgtTAAAGTAATTATCGTTAAAACCAGCATTTTTTACTGTatacaaagttaaatatatttattattatttgtactaatatgtttttataatttttaaaacaaaaataaattatacttgttattaatttcaatatataatcagaaaaatacaatcacttgtttaaaaaaaaaataattctacacctaaacataaaattaatgtactcTTAAGAAAACTGCCATACTTAAAACTGttcatattaatttctaaaaaaagtcGCTCATTTattgtactaaaattattattttttaatttaatgtttatttattttgttaaattatttatttatcataaatgattttacgattttgcattatattgcaattacataattttttttataattaaaaaaattattttatttttaatgaatgatGTTTACCACATACTTGTATTCAATtacttttcattatatataaaataatactattaagattagttttgttttatcagcttgtacctatttattgaaattcaatatgtattatttaaccgTTATTCCTTTAAAGTTGTTTTgctagtttaaatttaatgttttaaccaaacaatattattttatatttgtcgataataatattgaatatgtaatacttaaagtattttattaaagaatgAAGTACGACAGTTAAAATGTGATTTATGACCTATTTTAGACTCCCCTCAGAGATCACCACCATTTTACATCTAACCAAATATgagatatgtatttaattaacaatattggtCATAAACgggattaattattaaaggggttttgtttacttaaaaattaaatttattactttagtctattaaatttgatgtcatgattataatatcatttaacaagatgataatatagtttttatgctATAAACTTGAATCTTCGTTGAAATAATgctatgttttaattttaagcaaataaataaaaaccaattgttgtatgattttgtttatttggaattggaagcatttttaaaatacagtattGTATTAcaggtttaatttttactatttgttaataaactatattattgtaagcaaataattaatgtttataagtaagactttgttacatattatacttaaaataaaaatacgagtaaatgcataattcttatttagtacaaagaaacaaaaactttttaaaatgtaatcagaaaatataaataatatttgcatttacGTTGTTCATAGGTTagtgtatttaaatcaaaatatgtgaccaaaatttcaataacctcattattttgacatttaaaagGTATtgttgttacatattatttgaaatattatttttttccggtTTCTCCAAGTATTAGCTATTAATGTTATAGAATAAATTGTGATAGTTCTTCGCCTATATTTTCTGtggaaaaaaacacaaaaattaatttttattcgataggttttaaaattattgaaattataatataactttcaaGCGTACAAATGGGCGTAGACCGTTTGGACGAATCAACACAATTGTGGTCTGTTTGGGAGAAAAGTTACCGTTTGGGTGAGTGTTTAAaccgttaaaaatattgtttgaggTGAATAAGTATGAATAAGtttatagatacattattaatCTATAAACTGTATAGTAatgattattcaattaaaaaatgaaaataataaaataaaatcacatacAATGTACAgcttaatatatacctacgataatattactatgattattgattaataatgaataaaataaaaccacttGCTCATCATAAATGTGCATTTTGGTCTCacaagtaaaaataagtttactcTCCCAAATGGTATAAAGCATGATATTTGCCCAAacggtttattaattttttaattaaaattatgagacTCGCCCAAAACCACTGCCCTTAAAAATGAAGCTTACCATTATCTTATATTCAATCCTGGGATCTAAAACTTGATCTTCGTAGTATGACCTACCGTTTGGTAAGTGATTGCTCGGTTCAACGTTCCAGGTGTCAATGGTGTCATCGCTATacaatagataaaatttatattatttagatattgtgattaaaataattttaattttgttacttatttgttttcattgaatttattttcgaataatgtttgaaaatattgtaatagtttGGCATGTCTTCTTGTGATTGGTCTGGATTTGGATCCATAGATGAGTCTTTGTGTACAGATTTCTTAAACAAAGCCATTCGATATCTTAACAAAGTGTCTAGATCGTTTTTCCCATCCACGTTGCGTTTTCCGTGAgctatgtaaattgtaaatacatattaatttgtaataatcatgaatacattttcagaattattttattataaaatgtacttttataaatttaattttatgattaattgtatgtaattatttacctCCCCAGCACGAATGACCATAATTTAAACATGCTGCTGTAACAAAAAAAGTcacttaatgatatattataagtataatgcaAGTACAGGGATCAAATTTAACAGCTGACTTTTATTTCACATATAAATTTCGACtgattaatatttgttgttgtttaatttttactttattagcTTTTTctcgaatttattaaaaaatgtttaaaaagtctttttataactgttatacaaattttttgatCCCTGAATTGTACACaaaagtcaataatttatcaagtaaattgcgttgttatttttaaaaataaattttacaacgtgataaatattaaatatacgttattacaaaatatgatataacatttatacttaacaataaataatataataataaatataaaatattaattctttatagtttaaataaatatttgatattaaaaactatattgtaaatcataagtattatttacacttttattataattcaataaaataagattcaGGAGGAAACATATAAGTTTGGATTATGGGGCGcgagtgttttaaaatttgaaagcaAAGATTCAATAACAATCagaccttttttttaaaaaaattttgttagtctaaatttcttaataatttttttgttattaattgtttttaatatattccaaagtgtaataaaaatacaaactgtctaaattacaatttgtatttaatttcaagtttataaataacatatttgtaATGAGTAGactatttagtttatatttggtttttgatttgatgtttattatattaaagatcGATTACGAAGTT
Protein-coding regions in this window:
- the LOC114122438 gene encoding uncharacterized protein LOC114122438 isoform X1 encodes the protein MHKSFIKIYVFVLIIWAVEKSDCKQGDTGHQSQLMNAEDFEFYYGAACLNYGHSCWGAHGKRNVDGKNDLDTLLRYRMALFKKSVHKDSSMDPNPDQSQEDMPNYYNIFKHYSKINSMKTNNDDTIDTWNVEPSNHLPNGRSYYEDQVLDPRIEYKIMKI
- the LOC114122438 gene encoding uncharacterized protein LOC114122438 isoform X2, with protein sequence MHKSFIKIYVFVLIIWAVEKSDCKQGDTGHQSQLMNAEDFEFYYGACLNYGHSCWGAHGKRNVDGKNDLDTLLRYRMALFKKSVHKDSSMDPNPDQSQEDMPNYYNIFKHYSKINSMKTNNDDTIDTWNVEPSNHLPNGRSYYEDQVLDPRIEYKIMKI
- the LOC114122447 gene encoding chaoptin; this translates as MTGTNTGYAFMVFALSILWMSRKGAESFMQDFQPCTFNPLCSCTKSYDSLGEVHCVDVYFPRIPPAINRSRLSTLHLRNNDLDSIEPYFLVNTGLYKMTIQDNPLPKLNDDSLYGLEHSLWELELINTYLNYVPSRALRILLKLKVLNLSGNQISEIKMGDWNGLENTLKVLKLANNALTYLPHRAFDGLESLENLDLSGNMISEIHVNAFQDGPLQLYRLNLADNLLKYIPYMHLTSSAMKFLKYLDVSYNLIESTKGPLLTVTSRGSGRHKFLLDELHLEYNHIKILEKQSLQNFESINKTYFNGNPITHIQDGAFQNTKIREIFMIDCDIYNVSSEAFKGLETYLHTLDVSNNNITEFPIRKLQQNFNMLMKLGLGDNKIKHLFPIHNEISEKIKSNEKKKTNEKIVAYEDNKQNVQEKDNNHHEFYSLQDFDFSGWNNGPLQIKTINGFKYLRRLSLSKMATSSLEPDMFMNFTIDMEELQITGSDIKVIRAHAFKHVHGLKYLDLSENTISTLDSDAFKEIGHSLQYLKMSHAFAFTFKPIPAEALRYLNNLKYLELSNNHMQYLRESSFHSQTNLRTLKLQDCMIETLHKGTFQGGQGGSHNNLEEIYMSFNFLKKIEEGSFDDLPSLGKIHLDGNRISRIERHAFTNLERLRWLILRGNQIEKLEIEAFQNLPYLQELDLAYNHIKHVDFTFLDQVGMLSYFSMNVSHNLLSKLSSNYNASTKDLYIQSNIRVLDISYNNIKSIEDKYFSPMESSLSYLHMSFNNLYQVSRNVFGNLNNLLWLDLGHNKIVEVGFDSFKASKRLQVFMISHNNLADLPNDLFKGFTELRLVDFSYNKLRVLPDMFFSEDNLEVLNMAHNELSRMPVLSFSAHSAGILCDMDLSFNTITALPVFEMFSRFKSLKRLNLAGNRLVHIEDSNFASLIRLTYLDLSHNEALSFENRGRMFLGLEQSLQHLRLKNISLTSIPELPLPSLINLDLSGNQISSIGSDRASNLSSLRYLDLSHNELIGFPSIIMNLPELNNLNLSNNHIYDLNNSTLNMGVQKLITLDLSYMPLVSFETGALNKMTSLQTLVISTFVGIKDFNIPSVISDIHTLRNLNLKVDKISRMGKEFIGLFPYKLRNFTISGKALHGISLNNVFQGLRYPSLNLTIFNTSLETISNDIFRHMGTVRNISLDIRNNSLKSIGNPSTNTSPNHHAQTFLTSLKVSGNPWTCDCSIGWMEVWHRKKRQFLCNDEDPSTAPSNRYRDVEHYSTSKSTCFISDEDLEIAACADKKKPLSEAFKNDIECGWGAAGKCQSHLITIILVITAYIIMV
- the LOC114122438 gene encoding uncharacterized protein LOC114122438 isoform X3; translation: MHKSFIKIYVFVLIIWAVEKSDCKQGAACLNYGHSCWGAHGKRNVDGKNDLDTLLRYRMALFKKSVHKDSSMDPNPDQSQEDMPNYYNIFKHYSKINSMKTNNDDTIDTWNVEPSNHLPNGRSYYEDQVLDPRIEYKIMKI
- the LOC114122438 gene encoding neuropeptide CCHamide-1-like isoform X4, producing MHKSFIKIYVFVLIIWAVEKSDCKQGACLNYGHSCWGAHGKRNVDGKNDLDTLLRYRMALFKKSVHKDSSMDPNPDQSQEDMPNYYNIFKHYSKINSMKTNNDDTIDTWNVEPSNHLPNGRSYYEDQVLDPRIEYKIMKI